The Rhabdothermincola sediminis genome window below encodes:
- a CDS encoding MazG nucleotide pyrophosphohydrolase domain-containing protein, whose amino-acid sequence MEIEAFQDLMAELYGEADRERGIPATVAWLCEELGELAQAVRKGSRHEQLHELGDVLAWLASLANQLDLALAEAAQRYVTDPPRPPS is encoded by the coding sequence GTGGAGATCGAGGCGTTCCAGGACCTGATGGCCGAACTCTACGGCGAGGCCGACCGGGAACGGGGCATCCCCGCCACCGTCGCCTGGTTGTGCGAGGAGCTGGGCGAGCTGGCGCAGGCCGTGCGCAAGGGGTCGCGCCACGAGCAGCTCCACGAGCTCGGTGACGTGCTCGCCTGGTTGGCGTCGCTCGCCAACCAGCTCGACCTCGCACTGGCCGAGGCTGCGCAGCGCTACGTCACCGACCCGCCTCGTCCCCCGAGCTGA